The nucleotide sequence CGGGCTGACGCCGTCCAGCTACCGCCGCCTCTACCAGGGCAGCGCCCGCCGTCCGGCGTCCGGCTAGCCGATTGGCCTGAGTCAGGACTACGGTCGCCGTCCATGGACATGCTGAGGGGCGAACAGATCGCCGCGGCCGACCTGACCGATTGGCGCAAGCTGGCCCAGGGACTGCATGCCCGCTACGTGGTGGACGACTTCGGCACCGGCGCACGATTCGTCGTCGCGGTGGGCGAGGCGGGCGACGCGATCGGACACCACCCGAGCGTGTCGATCGGCAACGGGTACGTCGACCTCAAGCTGATCAGCGACGACGCCATCTACCGCGACGCCGAGGGCACCGAGCACGTCGTCGAATGGGTCACCCAGCAGGACGTCGACCTCGCGCGACGGATCACCGAGATCGCCGCCGACCACAAGATCGACACAGACCCCGCCTCGGTCAGCGTCATCGAGCTCGGCCTCGACACGGCGCAGTCCGCGACCATCGCCCCGATGTGGGCTGCCCTGCTGACCGGGAGCGCCGAGGCCCAGGGCCACGGGTCCCCCAGCGACGAAATCCGGGACGCCACGGGACGGGTACCGAACCTGTGGTTCGGCGACGCCGACACACACGAGACCCCGCGCCAGCGGTTCCACATCGAGGTCTATGTGGCGCCCGAAGTGGCCGCGCAAAGGATCGCCGCCGCCCTCGCCGCGGGTGGGACCGTCGTCGATGACAGCAACGCACCCTCGCTCACCGTGATCGCCGACCAGGACGGCAACGAGGGAATCGTGTGCGTCGACGTGTCCGCCGCGAGGACGGATTGAACCGTCGACTCAGGACCGCTCGAGCTCCACCTTCGGCAGCAGCCGGGCCAGCGGCGCCGGCAGCCACCAGGCGCGGCGGCCGAGCAGCTGCATCGCCGCCGGCACGACCATGCATCGGATGATGACCGCGTCGACGAAGATCGCCACCGCGAAGGCGAAGCCCGCCTGTTGCAACAACCGTTGCGGGCTGAGCACGAAGGCGGCGAAGATCACGATCATGATCGAGGCGGCCGCCGTGATCACCCCGCCGGTGTGGGCCAGGCCCTCCCGTATGGCACGCGACGGGTCCTTCTCCCCCGCGCGCACCCATTCCTCGTGCATCCGGGAGATCAGGAAGATCTCGTAGTCCATCGAGAGGCCGAAGACGATGGCGAAGATCATCACCGGCACGTACGCCTCGATCGGCCCGCCCTCGAAGCCGAGCGCGCCGTCCTGGAAGACCAGCTTCATCGCGCCGAGCGCGGCCCCGATACTGAGCAGGTTCAGGAACGCGGCCTTCAGCGGAATGAGGACCGATCGGAACACCGCCATCAGCAGGACGATCGCGAGCCCCACGACGATGAGGATGAACAGCGGCATCCGGTCGGCGAGCTTGCCCGCGTAGTCCTCGGACGCGGCCGTGGCCCCGCCGACCAGGTACTCCGCGCCGTTGTCCGCCGTCAGGCCCGGCAGCACGTCGTCGCGGAGCGTGCCGACCAGCTCCGTCGTCTCTTCGTCCTGCGGTGAGGTGGTGGGGTAGACGAGGACGGTCGCGGCCTCGCCGTCCGGCGTGGGTATCGGGTCCGCGGTGGCCGCGACCCCCTCGGTCTGGGCCAGCGCCTGCGCAGCCGCGGCGGCGGCGTCGTCGGCGCTGCCGTCGCCGCCGTCGGTCACGACCAGCAGCGGCCCGTTGAACCCGGGGCCGAAGCCGTCCGAGAGCAGATCGTAGGCCTGCCGGCTGGTGGAGTCGCTCGGGTCGTTGCCCGCGTCGTTGAAGCCGAGTCGGATGCTCAGCGCCGGGAAGGCGAGGGCTCCGAGGAGCACCGCCGCCAGCACCAGGGCAGCGAGCGGGCGTTTCTGTACCGCCGACGCGAGCTTGCGCCAGCGCTCGCCGTCTTCGTTCTTACCCTTGGCCTTGCGCTTCTCAGCCCGCGCGCGGAACTGGCGGGCGAAGCGGTTGCCGAAGATGCCGAGCAGCGCGGGCAGCAGCGTCAGCGAGGCGAGCATCGTCATCAGCACCGTCAACGCCACGGACAGCGCCATGCC is from Jiangella alkaliphila and encodes:
- a CDS encoding VOC family protein, whose product is MDMLRGEQIAAADLTDWRKLAQGLHARYVVDDFGTGARFVVAVGEAGDAIGHHPSVSIGNGYVDLKLISDDAIYRDAEGTEHVVEWVTQQDVDLARRITEIAADHKIDTDPASVSVIELGLDTAQSATIAPMWAALLTGSAEAQGHGSPSDEIRDATGRVPNLWFGDADTHETPRQRFHIEVYVAPEVAAQRIAAALAAGGTVVDDSNAPSLTVIADQDGNEGIVCVDVSAARTD
- a CDS encoding MMPL family transporter; translated protein: MFVRIAGFAHRRRWLALVLWVAVLAGVWVAASVAGDDYRNDVSMPGTESQAAADLLAEHGAGRAGDTLQIVLHDESGLQAPGVEQRVTAMLAEVAGLSRVDGVVSLYDDEAAISADGTIGYATVMLDTASDDMPTADTERILDTVQAAEGDGLQAELGGDAARLLAEAETGVGEMAGLVAAMVILVLMFGTFIAAGLPITIALFAVGSTVGIIVLASHIFTIASWTPPIMFLVGLGVGIDYALLIFARYRAELVRGVEPERATVTAMDAAGRSVFFAGCTVILALLGLTALGLGSIQGMALSVALTVLMTMLASLTLLPALLGIFGNRFARQFRARAEKRKAKGKNEDGERWRKLASAVQKRPLAALVLAAVLLGALAFPALSIRLGFNDAGNDPSDSTSRQAYDLLSDGFGPGFNGPLLVVTDGGDGSADDAAAAAAQALAQTEGVAATADPIPTPDGEAATVLVYPTTSPQDEETTELVGTLRDDVLPGLTADNGAEYLVGGATAASEDYAGKLADRMPLFILIVVGLAIVLLMAVFRSVLIPLKAAFLNLLSIGAALGAMKLVFQDGALGFEGGPIEAYVPVMIFAIVFGLSMDYEIFLISRMHEEWVRAGEKDPSRAIREGLAHTGGVITAAASIMIVIFAAFVLSPQRLLQQAGFAFAVAIFVDAVIIRCMVVPAAMQLLGRRAWWLPAPLARLLPKVELERS